A section of the Deinococcus taeanensis genome encodes:
- a CDS encoding aldose epimerase family protein yields MTTAQVHSALWGHLPGGQPIHRFTLTLPGGVQARFSSLGATLVSLHLPDRTGTPGEVVLGHDQAETYLDRDAAPFLGSTVGRHANRIARGRFPLGGREVQLVTNDGPNALHGGPRGFDLHLWTGEAAPTDGGAQVTFTRVSPDGEEGYPGTLNVRVTYALTLSPDPTLSIAYHAETDAPTVVNLTNHTYWNLSGNPAETIAAHELTLHAEHYTPIHPDGIPTGEVLAVAGTPMDFRTPRAIGEQLRAHQGTLPGGYDHNFVVRGEPGALRPAATLYHPASGREMSIHTTEPGLQVYSGNFLDGRHTGHGGRVHVRNSAVCLETQHFPDAPNRPQFPSTHLNPGQTFTSLTTHTFRVR; encoded by the coding sequence ATGACCACTGCCCAGGTTCACTCGGCCCTCTGGGGACACCTGCCCGGCGGGCAGCCCATTCACCGCTTCACCCTCACCCTGCCCGGCGGCGTCCAGGCGCGTTTCTCAAGCCTGGGCGCCACCTTGGTGAGCCTGCACCTGCCCGACAGGACCGGCACGCCGGGCGAGGTCGTCCTGGGCCACGACCAGGCCGAAACGTACCTGGACCGCGACGCCGCTCCGTTCCTGGGCAGCACGGTCGGCCGGCACGCCAACCGCATCGCCCGCGGCCGCTTTCCCCTGGGGGGGCGCGAGGTGCAGCTTGTCACGAACGACGGCCCGAACGCCCTGCACGGCGGGCCGCGCGGGTTCGACCTGCACCTCTGGACCGGCGAGGCTGCCCCGACGGACGGCGGCGCGCAGGTGACGTTCACGCGCGTCAGCCCGGACGGCGAGGAAGGGTACCCCGGCACCCTGAACGTGCGCGTCACGTACGCCCTGACGCTCAGCCCCGACCCCACACTCAGCATCGCGTACCACGCCGAGACCGACGCACCCACCGTCGTGAACCTCACCAACCACACGTACTGGAACCTGAGCGGCAACCCGGCTGAAACCATCGCCGCGCACGAACTGACCCTGCATGCCGAGCACTACACGCCCATCCACCCGGACGGCATTCCCACCGGTGAGGTGCTCGCCGTGGCCGGCACACCCATGGATTTCCGCACGCCCCGCGCAATTGGTGAGCAGCTGCGCGCGCACCAGGGCACGCTGCCCGGCGGGTACGATCACAACTTCGTCGTGCGCGGCGAGCCCGGCGCGCTGCGGCCCGCCGCCACGCTCTACCACCCCGCGAGCGGCCGCGAGATGAGCATCCACACCACCGAACCGGGCCTGCAGGTGTACAGCGGCAACTTCCTCGACGGCCGTCACACCGGGCACGGCGGGCGCGTGCACGTCCGCAACAGCGCCGTGTGCCTGGAAACGCAGCACTTCCCGGACGCCCCCAACCGCCCGCAGTTCCCCTCCACGCACCTGAACCCAGGCCAGACCTTCACGTCCCTCACCACGCACACCTTCCGGGTGCGCTGA
- the xylA gene encoding xylose isomerase, with protein MTSYVPTPADKFTFGLWTVGNVGRDPFGEATRPALRAPYLVQRLAGLGAYGVNLHDNDLVPAGASAAQRDAIVREFRQALADHGLVVPMATTNLFTDPAFKDGAFTSADARVRAYALHKTMHAMDLGAELGAGTYVLWGGREGTEVDAGGKLLDALGWFRDSLNYLAEYSEVQGYGYRFALEPKPNEPRADIFLPTVGSALGFIATLDRPDLFGVNPEFAHETMAGLSFPHAVAQAIDAGKLFHIDLNDQKMGRFDQDLRFGAENPKAAFFLVKLLEDTGYAGPKHFDAHALRTEDEAGVWAFARGCMRTYLILREKARQFAQDPEIQAAISAYRVEDPALTPLTTFSAANAQALKAHTFDRAALGARGPGLEALDQLTMELLLGVR; from the coding sequence ATGACCAGTTACGTTCCCACGCCTGCCGACAAGTTCACCTTTGGCCTCTGGACGGTCGGGAATGTCGGCCGCGACCCGTTCGGTGAGGCCACCCGCCCTGCCCTGCGCGCGCCGTACCTGGTGCAGCGGCTTGCCGGGCTCGGCGCATACGGGGTGAACCTGCACGACAACGACCTCGTCCCCGCCGGCGCCAGCGCCGCGCAGCGCGACGCGATCGTGCGTGAATTCCGTCAGGCGCTCGCCGACCATGGGCTCGTCGTGCCCATGGCCACCACGAACCTGTTCACCGATCCGGCCTTCAAGGACGGTGCGTTCACCAGCGCGGACGCCCGCGTGCGCGCCTACGCGCTGCACAAGACCATGCACGCCATGGACCTGGGCGCCGAACTCGGCGCCGGCACCTACGTCCTGTGGGGCGGCCGCGAAGGCACCGAGGTGGACGCCGGCGGCAAGCTTCTGGACGCGCTCGGCTGGTTCCGGGACAGCCTGAACTACCTCGCCGAGTACAGCGAGGTGCAGGGCTACGGTTACCGCTTCGCGCTGGAACCCAAACCGAACGAACCGCGCGCCGACATCTTCCTGCCCACCGTGGGCAGCGCCCTGGGCTTCATCGCCACGCTCGACCGGCCGGACCTGTTCGGCGTGAATCCCGAATTCGCGCACGAAACCATGGCCGGCCTGAGTTTTCCGCACGCGGTCGCGCAGGCCATCGATGCCGGGAAGCTCTTTCACATTGACCTGAACGACCAGAAGATGGGCCGCTTTGACCAGGACCTGCGCTTCGGGGCGGAGAACCCCAAAGCGGCGTTCTTCCTGGTGAAACTCCTGGAGGACACCGGGTACGCCGGCCCGAAGCACTTCGACGCGCACGCCCTGCGCACCGAGGACGAAGCGGGCGTGTGGGCGTTCGCCCGGGGCTGCATGCGCACCTACCTGATTTTGCGCGAGAAGGCCCGGCAGTTCGCGCAGGACCCTGAGATTCAGGCGGCCATCAGCGCCTACCGCGTGGAGGACCCCGCCCTGACGCCGCTCACCACGTTCTCCGCGGCAAACGCCCAGGCTCTCAAGGCCCACACCTTCGACCGGGCGGCGCTGGGTGCGCGCGGCCCCGGCCTGGAAGCGCTGGACCAGCTGACCATGGAACTCCTGCTGGGCGTCCGGTAG
- the xylB gene encoding xylulokinase, giving the protein MTGVPVALGVDLGTSGVKAVALTAQGEVLADTTRPYPLLTPQPGWTEQRPADWLGATQAALRELSSLLRGHGAVPAALGLSGQMHGLVPLDAQGEVLRPALLWNDQRTGAQVAHMEARVPRAELVARTGNRAVTGFQLPKLLWLRDEEPGVYARLRHALLPKDYLGYALTGEMTAEPSDGSGVGALNLARGTWDADLLGALNLSAALFPPLRRSTDVTGRLSAAWAAATGLPAGLPVVAGGGDNAAAGIALGLTAARPDVGSLSLGTSGVIFAPLAHPTPDPDGRVHLFAHADGSYHLLGVTLSAAGSLDWLHRQLAPDVPLTTLINEAAAVEPGAGGVTFLPYLSGERSPLMNPQARAAFTGLSLAHGRGHLTRAVLEGSVAALADAYAVMQPLAPLRTLISTGGGARSDLWLGLASGALHLPVQPTASQPGAAHGAAILAMPAAGLHPDLNAAVNATRPQTLPAAPPADMTAALSAYARTRQALYP; this is encoded by the coding sequence GTGACCGGCGTGCCCGTCGCACTGGGCGTGGACCTGGGCACCAGCGGCGTGAAGGCCGTTGCCCTGACCGCGCAGGGCGAGGTGCTTGCCGACACCACGCGCCCTTACCCGCTGCTTACCCCTCAGCCCGGCTGGACCGAGCAGCGGCCCGCCGACTGGCTCGGCGCCACGCAGGCCGCGCTGCGTGAGCTGAGCAGTCTCCTGCGCGGGCACGGAGCGGTGCCCGCCGCGCTGGGGCTCAGCGGGCAGATGCACGGCTTGGTGCCGCTGGACGCCCAGGGTGAAGTTCTGCGGCCCGCCCTCCTCTGGAATGATCAGCGGACCGGAGCGCAGGTGGCGCACATGGAGGCGCGCGTGCCCCGCGCCGAACTCGTGGCGCGCACCGGGAACCGCGCCGTGACCGGCTTCCAGCTGCCCAAGCTCCTGTGGTTGCGGGACGAGGAACCCGGCGTGTACGCCCGCCTGCGGCACGCCCTGCTGCCCAAGGACTACCTGGGGTACGCCCTGACCGGCGAGATGACCGCCGAACCCAGCGACGGCAGTGGCGTGGGTGCCCTGAACCTCGCGCGCGGCACCTGGGACGCCGACCTGCTCGGGGCGCTGAACCTGAGCGCCGCGCTGTTCCCCCCGCTGCGGCGCTCCACGGACGTCACCGGCCGCCTGAGCGCTGCGTGGGCGGCCGCCACCGGTCTGCCTGCGGGGCTGCCCGTCGTGGCGGGCGGCGGGGACAACGCCGCGGCCGGCATCGCCCTGGGGCTCACCGCGGCCCGGCCGGACGTGGGCAGCCTTAGCCTGGGCACCAGCGGCGTGATCTTCGCGCCCCTCGCGCACCCCACCCCCGACCCGGACGGCCGCGTGCACCTGTTCGCGCACGCGGACGGCAGCTACCACCTGCTGGGCGTCACCCTCTCGGCCGCGGGGTCCCTGGACTGGCTGCACCGTCAGCTCGCCCCGGACGTTCCCCTCACCACCCTGATCAACGAGGCTGCGGCCGTCGAGCCCGGCGCCGGCGGCGTGACCTTCCTGCCGTACCTGTCCGGGGAACGCAGTCCCCTGATGAACCCGCAGGCGCGCGCCGCCTTTACCGGCCTGAGCCTCGCGCACGGCCGCGGGCACCTCACGCGCGCCGTGCTGGAAGGCAGCGTCGCCGCACTCGCCGACGCGTACGCCGTCATGCAGCCTCTGGCGCCCCTGCGCACCCTGATCTCCACGGGGGGCGGCGCGCGCAGCGACCTGTGGCTGGGCCTCGCCAGCGGCGCCCTTCACCTGCCGGTGCAGCCCACCGCCAGCCAGCCCGGCGCGGCGCACGGGGCCGCCATTCTCGCCATGCCAGCCGCCGGCCTGCACCCCGACCTGAACGCCGCGGTGAACGCCACCCGCCCGCAGACGCTGCCCGCCGCCCCCCCTGCGGACATGACAGCCGCCCTGAGCGCCTACGCCCGCACCAGGCAGGCGCTGTACCCCTGA
- a CDS encoding ROK family transcriptional regulator encodes MSAPPTSGDQPYLKQLNRSAVLNLLRRHPGLSRADLALHTGLTKVTVGSVVTALLQAGWLHEGDTQHGGVGRPGRPLQLNPTQHVLLGAEIGVLGVRALATTLDGTVLARTDLRAPTGTPDQAAATLADLLRDLLAHPAVRARETLGLGVALPGPVNPQGTRLLYAPNLGWEDVPFLERLAPHLPGLPGVRLLDNEANAAAFGEVYRHPAPEPALLAYISLGSGVGAGLVRSEGGVPEVLRGAHGLAGEIGHTVAQPGGLYCHCGNRGCVETLLGGWAIRAALALNVHEPLDETLAPRLREAAVQVTLSRAGEALGLLLVNLHHTLNPSDIVIGGALTRLGGPLIDTALDFYHAHRRRPGAPTVRVIVRPDSVDRPAAGAAAQVLARVIASLPEGRA; translated from the coding sequence ATGTCTGCCCCCCCCACTTCCGGAGACCAGCCTTATCTCAAACAGCTCAACCGCTCCGCCGTCCTGAACCTCCTGCGCCGTCACCCCGGCCTCAGCCGCGCCGACCTCGCCCTGCACACCGGCCTCACCAAAGTCACCGTCGGCAGCGTCGTCACCGCGCTCCTGCAGGCCGGCTGGCTGCACGAGGGAGACACCCAGCACGGCGGCGTCGGCCGCCCCGGCCGCCCCCTGCAGCTCAACCCCACGCAGCACGTCCTCCTGGGCGCCGAGATCGGCGTTCTGGGCGTGCGCGCCCTGGCCACCACCCTGGACGGCACCGTCCTGGCACGCACCGACCTGCGCGCCCCCACCGGCACGCCGGACCAGGCCGCCGCCACCCTCGCTGACCTCCTGCGCGACCTCCTGGCCCACCCGGCCGTCCGCGCCCGCGAAACGCTCGGCCTTGGCGTGGCCCTGCCCGGCCCGGTCAACCCGCAGGGCACCCGCCTGCTGTACGCCCCGAATCTCGGCTGGGAGGACGTGCCCTTCCTGGAGCGGCTTGCCCCGCACCTGCCGGGCCTGCCGGGCGTGCGCCTCCTGGACAACGAAGCGAACGCCGCCGCGTTCGGTGAGGTGTACCGCCACCCGGCGCCCGAGCCGGCGCTGCTGGCGTACATCAGCCTGGGCAGCGGCGTGGGCGCCGGCCTGGTCCGCAGTGAAGGCGGCGTACCCGAGGTGCTGCGCGGCGCACACGGCCTGGCCGGCGAGATCGGGCACACGGTGGCGCAACCCGGCGGGCTGTACTGCCACTGCGGGAACCGCGGCTGCGTGGAGACGCTGCTGGGCGGCTGGGCCATCCGCGCGGCCCTCGCGCTGAACGTGCACGAACCGCTCGACGAGACCCTCGCGCCGCGCCTGCGCGAAGCGGCCGTGCAGGTCACCCTGAGCCGTGCCGGAGAGGCGCTGGGTCTGCTGCTCGTGAACCTGCACCACACCCTGAACCCCAGTGACATCGTGATCGGCGGCGCCCTGACCCGCCTGGGAGGTCCCCTCATCGACACCGCCCTGGACTTCTACCACGCGCACCGCCGCCGCCCTGGCGCGCCCACCGTGCGCGTCATCGTGCGCCCCGACAGCGTGGACCGGCCCGCGGCGGGCGCCGCCGCGCAGGTGCTGGCCCGCGTGATCGCCTCGCTCCCTGAGGGCCGCGCGTGA
- a CDS encoding LacI family DNA-binding transcriptional regulator yields MLEPVTLAQVAHEAGVSPSTVSRILNGTANVTPEKRARVEAVITRLNYRPNPQAQALAGGRSLTIGVITPSLHSTFYGEALAGIEAALNDTPYHPIVISGQWRTEREQEALDVLLARRVDAVIMMGGILDDEILQHVARRVPLIAVGRDVRGLGDCSIVMDNREGMRRIAHHLLALGHRTFAYITGAERQQDAVERRVAFTEALAEAGVQLSPTLVRSGNYTEEGGLLAAAELLEAGEPFTAMVCANDQMALGARLTLYRRGLTVPDDMSLTGFDDVFTSSLMTPPLTTVRQAIYDIGVVAAREALSLLEGQPAGRQVFVPELIVRESTGAPRARSSP; encoded by the coding sequence ATGCTCGAACCTGTCACCCTGGCGCAAGTCGCGCACGAAGCGGGCGTCTCGCCCAGCACCGTGTCGCGAATCCTGAACGGCACCGCAAACGTCACCCCCGAGAAACGCGCCCGCGTCGAGGCGGTCATCACCCGGCTGAACTACCGTCCCAACCCGCAGGCCCAGGCGCTGGCCGGCGGCCGCAGCCTGACAATCGGCGTGATCACCCCCAGCCTGCACTCCACCTTCTACGGCGAGGCGCTCGCCGGCATTGAAGCGGCCCTGAACGACACGCCCTACCACCCGATCGTGATCAGCGGGCAGTGGCGCACCGAGCGCGAGCAGGAAGCCCTCGACGTGCTGCTCGCCCGCCGGGTGGACGCCGTGATCATGATGGGCGGCATCCTGGATGACGAGATCCTGCAGCACGTGGCACGCCGCGTGCCCCTGATCGCCGTGGGCCGCGACGTGCGCGGGCTGGGGGACTGCAGCATCGTGATGGACAACCGCGAGGGTATGCGCCGCATTGCGCACCACCTGCTGGCCCTGGGCCACCGGACCTTCGCGTACATCACGGGGGCCGAGCGGCAGCAGGACGCCGTCGAACGCCGCGTGGCGTTCACGGAAGCGCTCGCGGAGGCCGGCGTGCAGCTCTCCCCCACGCTGGTGCGCTCCGGCAACTACACCGAGGAGGGCGGGCTGCTCGCGGCCGCTGAGCTGCTGGAGGCCGGGGAGCCGTTCACGGCAATGGTCTGCGCGAATGATCAGATGGCACTGGGGGCGCGGCTGACCCTGTACCGGCGGGGCCTGACTGTGCCCGACGACATGTCCCTGACAGGCTTTGATGACGTGTTCACGTCGTCACTGATGACGCCCCCCCTGACGACGGTGCGCCAGGCCATCTACGACATCGGGGTGGTGGCGGCGCGGGAGGCGCTGAGTCTGCTGGAGGGTCAGCCGGCGGGGCGTCAGGTGTTCGTGCCGGAGTTGATCGTGCGGGAGTCCACGGGGGCGCCCCGCGCCAGGAGCAGTCCGTGA